In Perca fluviatilis chromosome 3, GENO_Pfluv_1.0, whole genome shotgun sequence, the following proteins share a genomic window:
- the tjp1a gene encoding tight junction protein ZO-1 isoform X11, giving the protein MKYQKYITVMQMAMGVTASNKDCLPTKRQLWVTPQDEETSPSGAPGCSDEPTGATGGAGAMAITATSTLSLPMSQGKPSLRRIKGRIHRSKSLDSMDLLDSNSAAMEETVIWEQHTVTLHRAPGFGFGIAISGGRDNPHFQSGETSIVISDVLKGGPAEGLLQENDRVVMVNAVSMDNVEHAYAVQQLRKSGKNAKITIRRKRKVQIPVSRPGDRETMSEHEEEDSDEDDGHDHHSGHGSQSAFGGASGGTGTGTGRRHDRERSNSGRRDHSASRERSISPRSDRRSQTSSAPPRPAKVTLVKSRKNEVEYGLRLASHIFVKDISPESLAARDGNIQEGDVVLKINGTVTENLSLIDAKKLIERSKGKLKMVVQRDDRATLLNIPDLDDSIPSANNSDRDDISEIHSLTSDHSNRSHGRGSRSRSPDRPEPSDLLRHSPRQISNGSWSFQMRAGSLLHRLLPIHRSRDEDRISKPGAMPIVRSSDDGVLSQASDQASSRDDKLLPPLPEPKPVYAQPGQPDVDLPVSPSDAPVPSAAHDESILRPSMKLVKFKKGESVGLRLAGGNDVGIFVAGVLEDSPAANEGLEEGDQILRVNNVDFANIIREEAVLFLLDLPKGEEVTILAQKKKDVYRRIVESDVGDSFYIRTHFEYEKESPYGLSFNKGEVFRVVDTLYNGKLGSWLAIRIGKNHQEVERGIIPNKNRAEQLSSVQYTLPKTPGGDRADFWRFRGLRSSKRNLRKSREDLSAQPVQTKFPAYERVVLREAGFLRPVVLFGPIADVAREKLAREEPDVFELAKTQQQHGGEKSEPRDAGTDQKSTGIIRLHTIKQIIDRDKHAVLDITPNAVDRLNYAQWYPIVVFLNPDTKQGVKTMRTRLCPESRKSARKLFERALKLRKNNHHLFTTTINLNNMNDGWFGALKETIQQQQNQLVWVSEGKADGAAEDDLDIHDDRLSYLSAPGSEYSMYSTDSRHTSDYEDTDTEGGAYTDQELDETLNDDVGPPTEPAITRSSEPVREDPPVIQEPPGYASFQHTVQPDPLNRIDPAGFKAPVPQQKAEAAAVPSIPQQPEPLAETVPPAVDVTVKTVGGLSLDEAPAAHSQPSPNPEAGSLRRPTPELAPQSVTPEPLQSGLASSEPKMFQKDPYSTDNTGRIGHSMKPVTYNPQQGYHPDQQPYRDYDHPPSRYDVSSSGVSSGGGYPEPKYRNYDSNPPYENSVPQYDQQQWNPYSQTLSTANSQGYDPRLPYGDGPDSQYTPPLRYDEPPPHQGFNGRPRYGKPTGPVRYDDPPPPGPDLHYDQDSHLSTYPSAAHSPEPAAQRPAYNQGPTPQQKSYKPQQHDPVPVNSETSPTPPPKAEAPSPSPADASKPFPTRDEQPDDPAMRPQSVLTRVKMFENKRSVSVDRARDTADSSGNKAADLPLKAGGVIPKANSLSNLDQEKTFRAPGPQQPQPPQPQSKVADDIVRSNHYDPDEDEDYYRKQLSYFDRLQAGPNKPQPQAQTTNNYTRTESVEKPSPVEKKYEPVPQVTPSLPPATLPKPAPEAKAPGRDDTVQTNFLPHKSFPEKSPVNGTSVHPPKAAPPATSYNRYAPKPYTMSAKPFARMFDSPKFNHNLLPNDKPETASKGQSPSPVKPQIPPQPMNTDHDSGLDTFTRTMDHRSKHQHNNINAVPKAIPVSPSALDDDEDEDEGHTVVATARGIFNSNGGVLSSIETGVSIIIPQGAIPESVEQEIYFKVCRDNSILPPLDKEKGETLLSPLVMCGPHGLKFSKPVELRLPHCASMTPDGWSFALKSSDSSSGDPKSWQNKSLPGDPNYLVGANCVSVLIDHF; this is encoded by the exons AGTGCAGCGATGGAGGAAACGGTGATATGGGAACAGCACACAGTGACCCTTCACAGA GCCCCAGGGTTTGGGTTTGGTATTGCCATCTCAGGTGGACGAGACAACCCTCATTTCCAGAGTGGGGAGACGTCCATTGTGATATCTGATGTGCTGAAAGGAGGTCCTGCAGAGGGACTGCTACA aGAAAATGATCGAGTGGTGATGGTCAATGCAGTCTCTATGGACAACGTAGAGCATGCCTACGCAGTGCAGCAGCTCCGAAAGAGTGGCAAAAATGCAAAGATA ACTATTCGTCGGAAAAGGAAAGTGCAGATTCCCGTTTCTCGGCCAGGGGACAGGGAGACGATGTCAGAGCACGAGGAAGAAGACAGTGATGAGGATGATGGCCATGACCACCACAGTGGGCATGGTAGCCAAAGTGCCTTTGGAGGAGCAAGTGGAGGCACTGGCACTGGCACTGGCAGGCGTCATGATCGTGAGCGTAGCAACAGCGGCAGGCGGGATCACAGTGCCTCGCGGGAGAGGAGCATCTCACCACGCTCTGATCGCCGATCACAAACCTCCTCTGCTCCACCCAGGCCTGCCAAGGTCACTCTTGTCAAGTCCCGCAAAAATGAAG TAGAATATGGACTGCGGTTGGCCAGCCACATCTTTGTGAAGGACATCTCTCCTGAGAGCCTTGCTGCCAGAGATGGAAACATCCAGGAGGGAGATGTTGTACTTAAG ATCAATGGCACCGTTACAGAGAACCTATCACTAATAGATGCCAAGAAGCTGATTGAGAGGTCAAAGGGCAAGTTGAAAATGGTGGTGCAGAGAGATGATCGAGCGACGCTGCTCAACATTCCCGACCTTGATGACAGCATCCCATCAGCCAATAACTCCGACAGAGATG ACATTTCAGAAATACACTCACTGACATCAGACCATTCCAATCGATCCCACGGACGAGGTAGTCGATCACGTTCGCCTGACAGGCCCGAACCATCGGACCTTCTCCGTCACTCACCGCGGCAGATCAGCAATGGCAG tTGGAGCTTTCA GATGAGGGCAGGTTCACTGTTGCACAGATTACTTCCAAT CCATCGAAGTCGAGATGAGGATCGTATATCTAAACCAGGGGCCATGCCTATAGTCAGAAGCTCTGATGATGGTGTCTTGTCACAGGCTAGCGACCAGGCCAGCTCCAGAGATGACAAACTGTTACCTCCGCTGCCGG AACCAAAGCCAGTTTATGCACAGCCTGGTCAGCCTGACGTGGACCTGCCCGTCAGCCCCTCGGATGCCCCTGTACCCAGCGCGGCTCATGATGAGAGCATCCTCAG GCCGAGTATGAAGCTGGTCAAGTTCAAGAAGGGAGAGAGTGTTGGTCTGCGGTTAGCAGGAGGGAACGACGTGGGAATTTTTGTGGCAGGTGTTTTGGAGGACAGTCCTGCAGCCAATGAGGGGCTTGAGGAGGGAGACCAGATTCTCAGG GTGAACAATGTGGACTTTGCCAACATCATCAGGGAGGAGGCTGTGCTGTTTCTGCTGGATCTCCCAAAAGGAGAAGAAGTTACTATTTTGGCTCAGAAGAAGAAGGATG TGTATCGGAGGATAGTGGAATCGGACGTGGGTGACTCCTTCTACATTAGGACACATTTTGAATATGAAAAAGAGTCACCGTATGGACTGAGCTTTAACAAGGGCGAGGTGTTCCGAGTAGTGGACACGCTCTACAACGGCAAATTAGGATCCTGGCTTGCTATCCGTATTGGCAAGAATCATCAGGAAGTGGAAAGAGGCATCATCCCCAACAAGAACAG AGCTGAGCAGCTATCCAGTGTGCAGTACACCCTCCCCAAAACACCAGGGGGCGACAGAGCGGACTTCTGGAGATTCCGTGGATTGCGAAGCTCGAAGAGGAATTTGCGGAAGAGCAGGGAAGACCTGTCAGCCCAGCCAGTTCAGACCAAGTTCCCTGCCTATGAGAGGGTGGTGCTGAGGGAAG CTGGGTTCCTGAGGCCTGTGGTTCTCTTTGGGCCGATAGCAGATGTGGCCAGAGAGAAACTGGCCAGGGAAGAGCCAGACGTTTTTGAACTAGCAA aaACACAGCAACAACACGGAGGGGAAA AGAGTGAACCTAGGGATGCAGGAACCGACCAGAAAAGCACCGGCATCATTCGCCTTCACACCATCAAACAGATCATTGACCGG GACAAGCACGCAGTGCTGGACATCACCCCTAATGCAGTGGACCGTCTGAACTACGCTCAGTGGTATCCAATTGTGGTGTTTCTCAACCCAGACACAAAGCAGGGCGTCAAGACCATGAGGACCCGCCTTTGCCCTGAGTCTAGAAAGAGCGCCAGGAAGCTTTTTGAACGAGCCCTCAAATTACGAAAGAACAACCACCACCTCTTTACCA CGACTATTAACTTAAACAACATGAATGATGGTTGGTTTGGAGCACTAAAAGAGACaatccagcagcagcagaaccaGCTGGTGTGGGTTTCAGAGGGCaaa GCTGACGGGGCAGCTGAGGATGACCTGGACATCCACGACGACCGCCTGTCCTACCTGTCGGCGCCAGGCAGTGAGTATTCTATGTACAGCACTGACAGCCGCCACACCTCCGACTACGAGGACACGGACACAGAGGGTGGAGCCTATACTGACCAGGAGCTGGATGAAACGCTGAATGATGACGTGGGTCCACCCACGGAGCCTGCCATCACCCGCTCGTCTGAGCCTGTCCGCGAGGACCCGCCTGTCATCCAGGAGCCCCCTGGCTACGCTAGCTTCCAGCACACAGTGCAGCCGGACCCCCTGAACCGCATTGACCCGGCTGGATTCAAGGCACCAGTGCCGCAGCAG AAAGCAGAGGCCGCTGCCGTCCCTAGCATCCCCCAGCAGCCTGAGCCCCTGGCTGAGACAGTGCCCCCTGCTGTCGACGTTACTGTAAAAACTGTAGGGGGTCTGAGCCTTGACGAGGCTCCTGCAGCTCACAGCCAGCCAAGCCCCAACCCAGAGGCTGGCTCACTTAGGAGGCCCACCCCTGAGCTAGCACCTCAGAGCGTCACACCAGAACCTCTACAGTCTGGACTGGCCAGTTCAGAACCAAAG ATGTTTCAGAAGGATCCATACAGCACAGACAACACTGGGAGAATCGGTCACAGTATGAAGCCTGTGACTTACAACCCTCAACAGGGATATCACCCTGACCAGCAGCCATACAGAGATTATGACCACCCACCTAGTCGGTATGATGTCAGCAGCAGTGGAGTCAGCAGCGGAGGTGGTTACCCAGAACCAAAGTACCGAAACTATGACTCTAACCCGCCCTACGAGAACAGTGTGCCTCAGTACGACCAACAACAGTGGAACCCCTACAGCCAAACGCTGTCTACTGCCAATTCCCAGGGCTACGATCCCCGTTTGCCATACGGCGACGGCCCGGACTCCCAGTACACCCCTCCTCTCCGCTATGACGAGCCACCACCTCATCAGGGATTCAACGGACGGCCTCGCTACGGTAAACCGACAGGGCCTGTCCGTTATGATGATCCTCCACCTCCAGGGCCTGACCTGCACTACGACCAAGATTCTCACCTGAGCACGTACCCCTCAGCTGCCCACTCCCCAGAACCTGCTGCTCAGCGGCCTGCCTACAACCAGGGACCAACGCCGCAACAAAAGAGTTACAAACCTCAGCAGCATGACCCTGTTCCTGTGAACTCTGAAACTAGCCCCACACCACCTCCCAAAGCAGAGGCACCCTCACCTTCCCCTGCAGATGCTTCAAAGCCTTTCCCTACCAGAGATGAGCAACCGGATGACCCTGCCATGCGGCCACAGTCAGTCCTGACAAGGGTCAAGATGTTTGAGAACAAACGCTCTGTGTCCGTGGATAGAGCCAGAGATACAGCGGATTCTTCTGGAAACAAG GCAGCCGATTTACCTTTGAAAGCAGGTGGAGTAATCCCTAAAGCAAATTCTCTGAGCAACCTGGATCAAGAGAAGACCTTTAG AGCCCCAGGGCCTCAGCAGCCTCAGCCGCCTCAGCCTCAGTCCAAGGTAGCTGATGACATTGTGCGCTCCAACCATTATGACCCTGATGAGGACGAGGACTACTACAGGAAACAGCTGTCTTACTTTGATAGGCTCCAGGCCGGTCCCAACAAACCCCAGCCACAAGCACAAACAACTAACAACTACACAAG GACGGAGTCGGTGGAGAAACCAAGTCCAGTGGAGAAAAAATATGAACCAGTTCCCCAGGTGACGCCTTCTCTGCCACCAGCCACACTGCCCAAACCTGCACCTGAAG CCAAAGCTCCGGGCCGAGACGACACTGTCCAGACCAACTTCCTGCCTCACAAGAGTTTCCCTGAGAAGTCTCCGGTTAATGGCACTAGTGTACATCCTCCAAAAGCAGCTCCACCAGCAACCAGCTACAACCGCTACGCGCCCAAGCCCTACACTATGTCTGCCAAGCCGTTTGCGCGCATGTTCGACAGTCCTAAGTTCAACCACAACCTTCTGCCCAATGACAAGCCTGAGACTGCTTCAAAG GGCCAGAGCCCCAGCCCAGTGAAGCCTCAGATTCCCCCGCAGCCCATGAACACAGACCATGACAGTGGTCTGGATACTTTCACTCGCACTATGGACCACCGCTCCAAACACCAGCACAACAACATCAACGCTGTTCCCAAGGCCATCCCTGTGAG CCCCAGTGCCCtggatgatgatgaggatgaggatgagggcCACACGGTGGTTGCAACTGCTCGAGGTATATTCAACTCTAATGGTGGCGTCCTGAGCTCCATCGAGACAGGTGTCAGCATAATTATCCCACAGGGTGCCATCCCTGAAAGTGTGGAGCAGGAGATCTACTTCAAAGTCTGCAGAGACAACAGCATCCTACCACCACTCGACAAGGAGAAAG gAGAGACTCTGCTCAGCCCTCTGGTGATGTGTGGACCTCATGGCCTCAAGTTTTCGAAGCCTGTGGAGCTGCGCTTACCTCACTGTGCGTCTATGACCCCTGATGGTTGGTCTTTTGCTCTAAAATCCTCCGACTCCTCGTCGG GTGACCCAAAAAGCTGGCAGAACAAGTCTCTTCCCGGAGACCCCAACTACCTGGTGGGAGCCAACTGCGTTTCTGTGCTCATTGACCACTTTTAA
- the tjp1a gene encoding tight junction protein ZO-1 isoform X18, whose product MKYQKYITVMQMAMGVTASNKDCLPTKRQLWVTPQDEETSPSGAPGCSDEPTGATGGAGAMAITATSTLSLPMSQGKPSLRRIKGRIHRSKSLDSMDLLDSNSAAMEETVIWEQHTVTLHRAPGFGFGIAISGGRDNPHFQSGETSIVISDVLKGGPAEGLLQENDRVVMVNAVSMDNVEHAYAVQQLRKSGKNAKITIRRKRKVQIPVSRPGDRETMSEHEEEDSDEDDGHDHHSGHGSQSAFGGASGGTGTGTGRRHDRERSNSGRRDHSASRERSISPRSDRRSQTSSAPPRPAKVTLVKSRKNEVEYGLRLASHIFVKDISPESLAARDGNIQEGDVVLKINGTVTENLSLIDAKKLIERSKGKLKMVVQRDDRATLLNIPDLDDSIPSANNSDRDDISEIHSLTSDHSNRSHGRGSRSRSPDRPEPSDLLRHSPRQISNGSWSFQMRAGSLLHRLLPIHRSRDEDRISKPGAMPIVRSSDDGVLSQASDQASSRDDKLLPPLPEPKPVYAQPGQPDVDLPVSPSDAPVPSAAHDESILRPSMKLVKFKKGESVGLRLAGGNDVGIFVAGVLEDSPAANEGLEEGDQILRVNNVDFANIIREEAVLFLLDLPKGEEVTILAQKKKDVYRRIVESDVGDSFYIRTHFEYEKESPYGLSFNKGEVFRVVDTLYNGKLGSWLAIRIGKNHQEVERGIIPNKNRAEQLSSVQYTLPKTPGGDRADFWRFRGLRSSKRNLRKSREDLSAQPVQTKFPAYERVVLREAGFLRPVVLFGPIADVAREKLAREEPDVFELAKSEPRDAGTDQKSTGIIRLHTIKQIIDRDKHAVLDITPNAVDRLNYAQWYPIVVFLNPDTKQGVKTMRTRLCPESRKSARKLFERALKLRKNNHHLFTTTINLNNMNDGWFGALKETIQQQQNQLVWVSEGKADGAAEDDLDIHDDRLSYLSAPGSEYSMYSTDSRHTSDYEDTDTEGGAYTDQELDETLNDDVGPPTEPAITRSSEPVREDPPVIQEPPGYASFQHTVQPDPLNRIDPAGFKAPVPQQKAEAAAVPSIPQQPEPLAETVPPAVDVTVKTVGGLSLDEAPAAHSQPSPNPEAGSLRRPTPELAPQSVTPEPLQSGLASSEPKMFQKDPYSTDNTGRIGHSMKPVTYNPQQGYHPDQQPYRDYDHPPSRYDVSSSGVSSGGGYPEPKYRNYDSNPPYENSVPQYDQQQWNPYSQTLSTANSQGYDPRLPYGDGPDSQYTPPLRYDEPPPHQGFNGRPRYGKPTGPVRYDDPPPPGPDLHYDQDSHLSTYPSAAHSPEPAAQRPAYNQGPTPQQKSYKPQQHDPVPVNSETSPTPPPKAEAPSPSPADASKPFPTRDEQPDDPAMRPQSVLTRVKMFENKRSVSVDRARDTADSSGNKAADLPLKAGGVIPKANSLSNLDQEKTFRAPGPQQPQPPQPQSKVADDIVRSNHYDPDEDEDYYRKQLSYFDRLQAGPNKPQPQAQTTNNYTRTESVEKPSPVEKKYEPVPQVTPSLPPATLPKPAPEAKAPGRDDTVQTNFLPHKSFPEKSPVNGTSVHPPKAAPPATSYNRYAPKPYTMSAKPFARMFDSPKFNHNLLPNDKPETASKGQSPSPVKPQIPPQPMNTDHDSGLDTFTRTMDHRSKHQHNNINAVPKAIPVSPSALDDDEDEDEGHTVVATARGIFNSNGGVLSSIETGVSIIIPQGAIPESVEQEIYFKVCRDNSILPPLDKEKGETLLSPLVMCGPHGLKFSKPVELRLPHCASMTPDGWSFALKSSDSSSGDPKSWQNKSLPGDPNYLVGANCVSVLIDHF is encoded by the exons AGTGCAGCGATGGAGGAAACGGTGATATGGGAACAGCACACAGTGACCCTTCACAGA GCCCCAGGGTTTGGGTTTGGTATTGCCATCTCAGGTGGACGAGACAACCCTCATTTCCAGAGTGGGGAGACGTCCATTGTGATATCTGATGTGCTGAAAGGAGGTCCTGCAGAGGGACTGCTACA aGAAAATGATCGAGTGGTGATGGTCAATGCAGTCTCTATGGACAACGTAGAGCATGCCTACGCAGTGCAGCAGCTCCGAAAGAGTGGCAAAAATGCAAAGATA ACTATTCGTCGGAAAAGGAAAGTGCAGATTCCCGTTTCTCGGCCAGGGGACAGGGAGACGATGTCAGAGCACGAGGAAGAAGACAGTGATGAGGATGATGGCCATGACCACCACAGTGGGCATGGTAGCCAAAGTGCCTTTGGAGGAGCAAGTGGAGGCACTGGCACTGGCACTGGCAGGCGTCATGATCGTGAGCGTAGCAACAGCGGCAGGCGGGATCACAGTGCCTCGCGGGAGAGGAGCATCTCACCACGCTCTGATCGCCGATCACAAACCTCCTCTGCTCCACCCAGGCCTGCCAAGGTCACTCTTGTCAAGTCCCGCAAAAATGAAG TAGAATATGGACTGCGGTTGGCCAGCCACATCTTTGTGAAGGACATCTCTCCTGAGAGCCTTGCTGCCAGAGATGGAAACATCCAGGAGGGAGATGTTGTACTTAAG ATCAATGGCACCGTTACAGAGAACCTATCACTAATAGATGCCAAGAAGCTGATTGAGAGGTCAAAGGGCAAGTTGAAAATGGTGGTGCAGAGAGATGATCGAGCGACGCTGCTCAACATTCCCGACCTTGATGACAGCATCCCATCAGCCAATAACTCCGACAGAGATG ACATTTCAGAAATACACTCACTGACATCAGACCATTCCAATCGATCCCACGGACGAGGTAGTCGATCACGTTCGCCTGACAGGCCCGAACCATCGGACCTTCTCCGTCACTCACCGCGGCAGATCAGCAATGGCAG tTGGAGCTTTCA GATGAGGGCAGGTTCACTGTTGCACAGATTACTTCCAAT CCATCGAAGTCGAGATGAGGATCGTATATCTAAACCAGGGGCCATGCCTATAGTCAGAAGCTCTGATGATGGTGTCTTGTCACAGGCTAGCGACCAGGCCAGCTCCAGAGATGACAAACTGTTACCTCCGCTGCCGG AACCAAAGCCAGTTTATGCACAGCCTGGTCAGCCTGACGTGGACCTGCCCGTCAGCCCCTCGGATGCCCCTGTACCCAGCGCGGCTCATGATGAGAGCATCCTCAG GCCGAGTATGAAGCTGGTCAAGTTCAAGAAGGGAGAGAGTGTTGGTCTGCGGTTAGCAGGAGGGAACGACGTGGGAATTTTTGTGGCAGGTGTTTTGGAGGACAGTCCTGCAGCCAATGAGGGGCTTGAGGAGGGAGACCAGATTCTCAGG GTGAACAATGTGGACTTTGCCAACATCATCAGGGAGGAGGCTGTGCTGTTTCTGCTGGATCTCCCAAAAGGAGAAGAAGTTACTATTTTGGCTCAGAAGAAGAAGGATG TGTATCGGAGGATAGTGGAATCGGACGTGGGTGACTCCTTCTACATTAGGACACATTTTGAATATGAAAAAGAGTCACCGTATGGACTGAGCTTTAACAAGGGCGAGGTGTTCCGAGTAGTGGACACGCTCTACAACGGCAAATTAGGATCCTGGCTTGCTATCCGTATTGGCAAGAATCATCAGGAAGTGGAAAGAGGCATCATCCCCAACAAGAACAG AGCTGAGCAGCTATCCAGTGTGCAGTACACCCTCCCCAAAACACCAGGGGGCGACAGAGCGGACTTCTGGAGATTCCGTGGATTGCGAAGCTCGAAGAGGAATTTGCGGAAGAGCAGGGAAGACCTGTCAGCCCAGCCAGTTCAGACCAAGTTCCCTGCCTATGAGAGGGTGGTGCTGAGGGAAG CTGGGTTCCTGAGGCCTGTGGTTCTCTTTGGGCCGATAGCAGATGTGGCCAGAGAGAAACTGGCCAGGGAAGAGCCAGACGTTTTTGAACTAGCAA AGAGTGAACCTAGGGATGCAGGAACCGACCAGAAAAGCACCGGCATCATTCGCCTTCACACCATCAAACAGATCATTGACCGG GACAAGCACGCAGTGCTGGACATCACCCCTAATGCAGTGGACCGTCTGAACTACGCTCAGTGGTATCCAATTGTGGTGTTTCTCAACCCAGACACAAAGCAGGGCGTCAAGACCATGAGGACCCGCCTTTGCCCTGAGTCTAGAAAGAGCGCCAGGAAGCTTTTTGAACGAGCCCTCAAATTACGAAAGAACAACCACCACCTCTTTACCA CGACTATTAACTTAAACAACATGAATGATGGTTGGTTTGGAGCACTAAAAGAGACaatccagcagcagcagaaccaGCTGGTGTGGGTTTCAGAGGGCaaa GCTGACGGGGCAGCTGAGGATGACCTGGACATCCACGACGACCGCCTGTCCTACCTGTCGGCGCCAGGCAGTGAGTATTCTATGTACAGCACTGACAGCCGCCACACCTCCGACTACGAGGACACGGACACAGAGGGTGGAGCCTATACTGACCAGGAGCTGGATGAAACGCTGAATGATGACGTGGGTCCACCCACGGAGCCTGCCATCACCCGCTCGTCTGAGCCTGTCCGCGAGGACCCGCCTGTCATCCAGGAGCCCCCTGGCTACGCTAGCTTCCAGCACACAGTGCAGCCGGACCCCCTGAACCGCATTGACCCGGCTGGATTCAAGGCACCAGTGCCGCAGCAG AAAGCAGAGGCCGCTGCCGTCCCTAGCATCCCCCAGCAGCCTGAGCCCCTGGCTGAGACAGTGCCCCCTGCTGTCGACGTTACTGTAAAAACTGTAGGGGGTCTGAGCCTTGACGAGGCTCCTGCAGCTCACAGCCAGCCAAGCCCCAACCCAGAGGCTGGCTCACTTAGGAGGCCCACCCCTGAGCTAGCACCTCAGAGCGTCACACCAGAACCTCTACAGTCTGGACTGGCCAGTTCAGAACCAAAG ATGTTTCAGAAGGATCCATACAGCACAGACAACACTGGGAGAATCGGTCACAGTATGAAGCCTGTGACTTACAACCCTCAACAGGGATATCACCCTGACCAGCAGCCATACAGAGATTATGACCACCCACCTAGTCGGTATGATGTCAGCAGCAGTGGAGTCAGCAGCGGAGGTGGTTACCCAGAACCAAAGTACCGAAACTATGACTCTAACCCGCCCTACGAGAACAGTGTGCCTCAGTACGACCAACAACAGTGGAACCCCTACAGCCAAACGCTGTCTACTGCCAATTCCCAGGGCTACGATCCCCGTTTGCCATACGGCGACGGCCCGGACTCCCAGTACACCCCTCCTCTCCGCTATGACGAGCCACCACCTCATCAGGGATTCAACGGACGGCCTCGCTACGGTAAACCGACAGGGCCTGTCCGTTATGATGATCCTCCACCTCCAGGGCCTGACCTGCACTACGACCAAGATTCTCACCTGAGCACGTACCCCTCAGCTGCCCACTCCCCAGAACCTGCTGCTCAGCGGCCTGCCTACAACCAGGGACCAACGCCGCAACAAAAGAGTTACAAACCTCAGCAGCATGACCCTGTTCCTGTGAACTCTGAAACTAGCCCCACACCACCTCCCAAAGCAGAGGCACCCTCACCTTCCCCTGCAGATGCTTCAAAGCCTTTCCCTACCAGAGATGAGCAACCGGATGACCCTGCCATGCGGCCACAGTCAGTCCTGACAAGGGTCAAGATGTTTGAGAACAAACGCTCTGTGTCCGTGGATAGAGCCAGAGATACAGCGGATTCTTCTGGAAACAAG GCAGCCGATTTACCTTTGAAAGCAGGTGGAGTAATCCCTAAAGCAAATTCTCTGAGCAACCTGGATCAAGAGAAGACCTTTAG AGCCCCAGGGCCTCAGCAGCCTCAGCCGCCTCAGCCTCAGTCCAAGGTAGCTGATGACATTGTGCGCTCCAACCATTATGACCCTGATGAGGACGAGGACTACTACAGGAAACAGCTGTCTTACTTTGATAGGCTCCAGGCCGGTCCCAACAAACCCCAGCCACAAGCACAAACAACTAACAACTACACAAG GACGGAGTCGGTGGAGAAACCAAGTCCAGTGGAGAAAAAATATGAACCAGTTCCCCAGGTGACGCCTTCTCTGCCACCAGCCACACTGCCCAAACCTGCACCTGAAG CCAAAGCTCCGGGCCGAGACGACACTGTCCAGACCAACTTCCTGCCTCACAAGAGTTTCCCTGAGAAGTCTCCGGTTAATGGCACTAGTGTACATCCTCCAAAAGCAGCTCCACCAGCAACCAGCTACAACCGCTACGCGCCCAAGCCCTACACTATGTCTGCCAAGCCGTTTGCGCGCATGTTCGACAGTCCTAAGTTCAACCACAACCTTCTGCCCAATGACAAGCCTGAGACTGCTTCAAAG GGCCAGAGCCCCAGCCCAGTGAAGCCTCAGATTCCCCCGCAGCCCATGAACACAGACCATGACAGTGGTCTGGATACTTTCACTCGCACTATGGACCACCGCTCCAAACACCAGCACAACAACATCAACGCTGTTCCCAAGGCCATCCCTGTGAG CCCCAGTGCCCtggatgatgatgaggatgaggatgagggcCACACGGTGGTTGCAACTGCTCGAGGTATATTCAACTCTAATGGTGGCGTCCTGAGCTCCATCGAGACAGGTGTCAGCATAATTATCCCACAGGGTGCCATCCCTGAAAGTGTGGAGCAGGAGATCTACTTCAAAGTCTGCAGAGACAACAGCATCCTACCACCACTCGACAAGGAGAAAG gAGAGACTCTGCTCAGCCCTCTGGTGATGTGTGGACCTCATGGCCTCAAGTTTTCGAAGCCTGTGGAGCTGCGCTTACCTCACTGTGCGTCTATGACCCCTGATGGTTGGTCTTTTGCTCTAAAATCCTCCGACTCCTCGTCGG GTGACCCAAAAAGCTGGCAGAACAAGTCTCTTCCCGGAGACCCCAACTACCTGGTGGGAGCCAACTGCGTTTCTGTGCTCATTGACCACTTTTAA